From the Chiroxiphia lanceolata isolate bChiLan1 chromosome 6, bChiLan1.pri, whole genome shotgun sequence genome, the window AGCTTTTCCTATTGGGGTGTAGGAATCAATGGCAAACTCAAGGATTCGGCTATTTTTGAAGTATGTTGACAAACTAGGGAGAGCGCCAGAGGACTGAGGAAAAGCAAGTGCTTTGCCAGTATTTTGCAGGGCGAGGTcgggggagcagggaggaagcaGTGATCTTGGCAATTATCACCCTTTTAGAATTACTTGTGATCCTGGCAACACGATGGAATAAacagaaggggggggggaagaaaaaaatgcaaaggataAGAGATTTATGAGCAATAGGCAGCAGCATACATTTATAGAGAACAAATCACATTGAGACAAATCTGATTACTTTCTCTTGATTGGATTTACAAAATTAGTGAATACTGCAAGCTATGGACTTTGACAAAACTTTTGGTATGCTGCCTCGTAAAACACTGCTTGAGAAACGAATCAGTATCGGCTTGAATGTGAGTGCAGCCACCTGAGTTGcaaaaacaaacacccccctcaaacaaaaaaaccaaaaaacaaaaccctccaaaaaatcccccccgaaaacaaaacaaaaccgaaaacaaacaaaaaaacaacaagaacGAAACCCTGTCCCTCCCcggaaaacaaaacaaaacaaaaccaaaccccaaaaaaccaaaacccaaaaaacaaacccgaAGAAATATCATGaaaattgagaaataaaaaggaatgcTAAGCAAAACTGGATGGTGGCAGGGTGGCACCGAGCTTTATTCTGATGGCTGCTGGTGATATGTAAAATGGAATTAGAGGAAAAGAGATGCAAGGCTTAAGGACAGGGAAGTAACACTGAGAGGTTTAATTCAGGATACACACAATTAGCCAGCAGCGAAATGGAGGAGTTCGAGTACGGAGTTTATTGTttgtctattaaaaataaaatacaataaccAAGCAACTAGAGGGTAAGTATATGGGAAAGGCTGCCTCGTTAGCGAGTAAGGGATCTGTAATGTCTCCACCAGCGGCACCAACCACAGCGCAAACAGACAGAGACGCAACGGACACTGGCCACCCGGGCTCGGAAGCGGGCCGGCCGCGGGGCGAGGGCTGCGCGGGCCTGGCAGGGCTCGGCGGGCTCGATGTCGGCATTACCCCACCCGGCCCGCCGGCAGACCCGCcccgcgggcggggcgggcggaggAAGTGGCCCGGGCAGGCCGGAAGCGGCGCTGACGAGGGGCTGGTGGAGCGGGGCGCTGGCCGGTGAGTGGGGTCGGGGTCCTGGCGGGAGCCGGTGGGGCCGGGGCGCTGAGGACAGGTGTTCCCTGCGGGGTTGGGGGCTGTCGAGCAAAAGTAGCAGCTTCTCCCCAGAGGAGGGGGTCGGTGCGGCCGGGTCCCTGAGGACTAAGGAAGGCGGCCTCCGGCAGCGGGTGGTTCACCGGGAGGGGGGTACGGGTGTTTCTGAGCCCGGTGAGGAGAGAAATCCCACGTCTGCAAGGCAcggagagggagggaggggttgTGAGGTGAGGGATTTGCCCAGGACTTTGGGAATGGCACACTGGCAGCCCTGAGGTGAAAGGGGTGGGATTTTTCGGCAGTAGGAGTTTGGGCTCGGTCTCATACACCCTGTTCTGAGGAGCGCGGAGTCCCGCGCCTTATTTTGCTGTTGAAGTGATACTGGCCTGCAAAATACCTGTTTTACCATCTGTTTTACTGCCAACTTTGCTGTTTGTCTCCTTTTTGCGAGATGCAGTCTGTTTGTCGAGCAGGCTAATCCTTCTCTGTGGCTTACCTACTAGAGGTAGCAAACTAGATGCAGGCTTTCATACCCTTAGGATGTGTAATAGAGCATGCTGCTTCAACACAAAAGATGCAACCTTAAGGCCTTTTCAGACACAGAGCACTTGACTCACCTGCTGCAGTATGGAGCTCTGTGCCACCATGGCTAGAAGAGGGATTTAACCCTTGCAAAAGGAAGAAGTGAGTGTTAGCCCAAGAAGTGGCAGTTGTCCTGCATTGGGTCCTCCCAGGCAACTCTAAAGTAAGTGTCTAACTTGGTTAATGTTACAAAGGCTATAGCATACTACAATCCAGTGATATGTTGGTAGCAGTGTTTATGTCTGGTGCTAATTGTTTGTTGTCATTTTTCACAGGCATTGCCAATGGATGAACTGGTGCATGACTTGGCCTCAGCCTTAGAGCAGacttcagaacaaaacaaactggATGAGCTATGGGAAGAGATGGCACTAAGCCCACggcagcagcggcggcagcTCCGCAAGAGACGGGGTCGTAAGCGACGCTCAGACTTTGCGCATCAGACAGAGCACGCCTGCTGCTACAGTGAGGCCTCAGAGTCCAGCTTGGATGAAGCTATCAAGGATTGTCGTGAGGTGCTGACAGCTAATTTCAGTGACTCTGATGACATGGCAGTGGTCAAACGACACCCAGCTCTTAGTGCCACCCTGAGGAGCAAGCAGCACCTGTGGCATGAGTCAGACTCCTTTACAGAGAATGCACCCTGTCGACCTCTCAGGCGCCGACGGAAAGTCAAACGCGTGACATCAGAGGTGGCTGCCAGTCTCCAGCAAAAGCTCAGGGTGTCAGAGTGGAACTGTGAGAGGGGCTGCAGGTTCAAGTCAGCCAAGAAACAGCGCCTTTCACGCTGGAAAGAAAATGCCCCTTGGACATCATCCAGTCGTGGCCTTTGTGAATCTGGAGAGAACAGGCCCTTCCTCAGcaaagggggaaggaaggagcgGATGGAGTGTGAAGCTGATGATCAGAAACAGGGCTCAGATGAAAACATGTCGGAATGGTGAGATCTTGGTTTCTTTCCTGTGGTAGTCAGATGGCTGCCTTGCTTGCAGCTGCTTGTAAATCCCGTGCCTTGCTTTTTGAAGTTCTTATCAAAATTATTCAGTCCTGCTCTCTCTTTGAAGAGGAGAAGTATCTCAGCTACTTCCAAACTGTAGATTCTTTCCAAGTCTTTACTGTCAATGCTGTATAATGGCCCAAAATGCTTCCTTGATAAGTTGGGAAGCTGATATGTTTCTGGCTCCTGTTACACAAGGAGTCCTCTGAAATGTCTGTGGCCCTGCAGCTACAAAGTGGCATGCTTGTGGCCTGCGGTTTGGAGACTAAGTCCACCTTTGGCACTTGTGTGATTGATATGAACTGATCTcagtttcttgttttcaaaatttaccATAGGTAGTAATAGAGAACAGATAACACCTCCCATCATTACTGCTAGTCCTCTGTACAGGTACTGTGTGAACCTCAGTCTAAACATCTTGCTTGCAGTTCTACATCTCTGCTCTGATCTGGTCCTGAAAGGCTAGCTAAGGGGAGAATGTAGTGAGATGATGAAGAAGTTGAGGGGAACTTGAATTACTTACAGGATAAGCCCGTGTCTGGCGTGTCTTCATGTCCAGTTTTGGAGAACTTTGATGAATTTGTGTCAGAATTTCAGAGGGGATTAAAAAGAGACAATTAAATATCATggtctgaatttaaaaaaaacttggGAGTTTAAAAAACTTGGAAAGTTTTTCCCTCGAGTGtgacttttattctttctgtagAAGGTTTGGCGTTATAAAACTGCTTCTgtctgaaaagatttttcagattAGAAAAGAAGTAACTGCTGAGAACCAAATGGAGGACATTTCTTAACGAATGACATACAGAAAATGAATGtgattgtttattttctaattatcaTTGTGTAAGAAGCAGCAGACATTGAGGAAACAtgtagaacaaaaaaaaccatatTTCATGAAACATGAGATTTGGAACTCTACTGCAGGACATTTTGGAGGTCAAAGATTAAGTATGTTCAAAAGTGGGATGTGGAGCGTAGATTTATCAGGGTCTGTTAAACATTACAGGCCAGATGAAAGATCCAGCTCAGGAAGTTCTTAAACTACTGACAGCTAGAAGCTGGAAAAGTATACAGAGGAGTCTGCATTTGTCATGTTCTCATGTTCTTTTCTTAAACCATCCACTGTAACAGGCCCTATCAGACAGAGGGCAGTGCATTTGGAAAGTATAACTGCTTGATCCAGTATGACTGTTCATATGTTAAAGTTCATTTAAGTGTTCTGACAGTCTAGCTCTTGCCGTTTATCAGAGTGGACAGGTGGCACTTTGTTATTACAGCTTTGTGGATAACAGCTGGAAGTTCAAACTTCTCAGTGGTATTTTCTGGGACATTGTGAAGAGCTTAGGTTGTAATAAGTCCTCACTGTCCTGGCCCAGGGGACCACTATTGCATTTTTAGTGGGTCAGCGTGGTTTGTATGTAATTTACAGGCTGGAAGTAGCAAAAAAGTggtcacttttttcctttaagagtGGCTATTGTTGCTAAAAAGTGGGTCTTTATAAGAGACTTGTGGATGCCATTTTGCTACTAGTTgttaaaagcagttttattttttcagagctATTTGTTGGTATTCCAGGAAAAGGAATGTGCTGAGTAGCTCCTGAATGTTGCATGTCAGTGATGATGGACTGAGAGATACCCTTCCTTGATGTGGCAGTGATGGACAGTGTTTCTtgagttgtttgtttattttttcaccaGTCAGAGTCTGTTCCATCATGTCAAACTTCAACTTAAACCATCAGGGTTTCATCCAGCCTTTATTTGTTCCAGCCTTTGAAAGAGTTAATAAAGAGCTATGTCCGGACTGTTACTTGAGGACCATGCTGATTTGTTCTCTCTCAGTTTTCCCTTGCTCTCAAACTAATTATTGTGCAAGTGTATGCACCAAATGACACTTACCATCTGCTGCCAAATCCTTGGGATTCTCTTCGGAAAGCTAGGGCTTGGAATATTTGACCTCTGCAACACCACATGGGTGATCTGTGCTATGACTCACTGGGGAGGGTCAAAGTTGGAGGGAGAAATACATAGAACCCTCTTCAGTGCGGAGTATCCCTCATGGCAATGAAGGATTATGCTTTGGTCTCTGCTGCTCTAAATATAGCACTTTGCTGCTAGCAGCAGAGTGCAACTGGCTGTGCTTACCTCACTCCCACTGTCCTCTAGATTCCCGGTACAGTAAGAGAAGTACTTTGCATAGATGTATGACAAGGGCATATCctgaggaagggagaagaaaattgGATGCCTAGGGGAGTGAATGGTGTGGTTGTCATCACAAGGAAAGGTGACTGATGCTGCTTGTGGGACTTGGAAGCAATCTGTGGTGATCTGGTGATTTACAAAACTTTCATACTGAAGTGGTTCCACCACTGTTCACTCCTCTAGCAGTAGGGAGTGTCACAAACGCAGTGGGTTTTCAGGCAAACTAAGCTGTATATTGAGAacgttttggttttttccaccttctttttcctcccctccactgacacttgcttttctttgttatgCAGGAATGAATCTGTAAATGCTGAAGTATccagtatttttctctgctttctagAAGGCTTTTTATCCTAAGTTAGATCAAAACCCTCCTGTATTCAGTCGATAAACTGCCATTCACTGAGAAAGTCTTGGATATGAATTCTTAACGGGGAGGTAGTTTTTTATAGTTTGCTCGTGGGACTGCTCCCAGTCTTTTCCTGGAGGAAGATGAGCTGCAGTGTTATGATTCAACATGTGCATGAAATGAAATCTTTGAAATTGTTTGCCAAACGTGGCAAGAGGTGAACACAAATTGAGAGAAGGAAGGATGTGCAAGAACATGATGAGGAAATGATGATGGGTTTGAATTGGGTAATGACACGACTCAATGCCTGATCTATAAATAATTGTGGAAACGACAGAGGAAGCCAGTGATTTAAGCAGTCATTTGTATATTTGTACAAAGGCGACAGTTAACTGCTAAGTTAGCTGTTAGAAGTAGCATGCCCTTCTGTCCCTTAATGTTTTGAGGTTCCCTGCAGCCATAATAAAGCAAAGGCAAATTATATAGAGAGTGCTGAAGTTCTTTCTCTTGTTGGTACTTCCAGGTCcgggtttggtttggtttgaggGCTGAACAAACCATAGTGCAAGAGCTGTCTGAAAAATGACTTTCAGTGGCATGCTTACTAGTGAAAGATGTGCAATTGCTCTCATCTATTTTCAAGTGCCAGAACTTTTAGTGTGACTTTTTCAAACTGGGGATTCTACTGGCCCAGCAATGCTGTGAGATTTTGCTGGTTTAATGCTTATGTGTTTGTTGTGGATTAAACTGGAtaggcagctcagccccacatAGCTGCCTGCTCACTcccctgcagtgggatgggggagagaagtggaaaagtgagaaaactccCAGGTTGAGGTGAAATCAGTTTagtaggtaaagcaaaagctatGTGCACAAGCAAAGTGAAATAAGAAATTCcctacttcccatcagcaggcagatgttcagccattTCCAGGAATACAGAACTCCGTCATTTGTAGCAGTTATTTGGCAAGACAAATGCCATAATTCCAAATGTCCCCAGattcctccttctttttccgagtttttattgctgagcatgacaccatatggtatggaatattccTGTAttcagctggggtcagctgtcacagctgtgtcccctcccactTCTcatgcacccccagcctgctcacTGGTGGGGCAGTGTGAAAAACAGAGACAGCACTGGCACCGtataagcactgctcagcaataactaGAACATCAGTGTTACCAGCACTGGTTtggtcacaaatccaaaacatacAACCATAGAGCTACTATGGGAAATATTTAACTCTGTGCCAGCCAAAACCACTACTATATTCTGGCCTGAGAGCGTAACCATTGCTTATCCTGGGTGTGCAGTTAAGTTGCTTTACCCTTTGGAAGGGAGCTCTTTTGATGACAGCCTGCAGTGGCATTCAAGAGTCTGGCTAAGCTGATGAATTGGAGGCCAGTTtctccataaagaaaaaattcctctctcttGGAAGGCAAGTGACAAAGACAGAGTGTTCagcttcccctccttctccagcccagcctgacCTTCTGCAGCCCCTCGGTGCctcttgttttcttatttttatagaaaatcaATATCCCTCCTGACACAAACAATAGCTCAGCCAAAAGAATAAATGGGGGAAACCTGAGATCTCTGTCCATCACCTCTCACTTTAACTCCCCCAAACTATTTAATTATAAGCATGCTTTGCTCCAGGTGTTTCTGACAGTGAAATTGCTAAATGAGGACCATTTTAACCAGAGATTGCGTGATCAATAACACTCTATAGCAGTAGCTTGTCGGATCAATAGCGTTCATTATTTCATGGTTAAGGTAAGTAGCCTCCTTTGCAAGTGGAGGTCATTAATCAGTGCTTACTGGACCTGCAGAAAGGCTCGTGTAGTAGGAGTCTAGTTTGTGTTCAGCCCTGCAGTGTAAAAGGGATGGTGAAGAAGATGAGATCCCTGAAAGTTTGTTCCAGTAAAGCATTGGCAGTGATGCTTATCTATAAGGAACTAAAGAGCTCTCGGTGCAACAGGATGCTTTAAATACTATTAATGTGATCTGGAATCTTGAcaatgctttttcctttctcaggcACCTTTCCTCTGAGGATGCTAAAACCCTTATGAAGGAGTCACTTGGTCCTCACATCTGCAGCTTATGAGGACTGTTAATCCAAGCTatcaaaagagaaagcagacaCGCTAAGAGATTGGCCCAGGGTATACAGTGAGTTGGTAGGAGAGCTAGGAATGAAACAATTAATTAATGGTTTTCAGTCCTTGGCCTTAATTGCTACGGTGTATATGTGGGAGGGTGAAAGAATGGCCAAGCTTTGTAATGGATTAGTTTGGAACttgatattaatttaaatactgaaatatgaGAATTATGTACAGTTTGTTCATCCTTTAAGTGTAAATGGCCTTTATAGAATGATGAAGATGCAGAGTTTGTATATATCCACCATGATGAGTTGACTGTGCTTTAGGGTGCATTTTCTAAGAGTAGTAATATGCTCACAGAATGGGGGGTTTATTGTGTGCCTGCAGTTCTTTGGGGTGACATATTTTGTGGTCCCTCATCATTCAGCCTTGTGAACCAAGGGGTTTCCAGTTGATACTGGTGTCTAGTATGATTGAGTTTCCCTGGTGAAGAGGGATCCAGAGATACTTTCAAACAGCATGCCTAGAAGGGAGGTTGATTTGAGTGCTGAGGTACACCAGGTGTTTGCATCTAAGATTTTAGTGCTACAGGAGTAGGCAGTAAGTGGTTTCTGCTTGTCCTGGTATTTCTTGGCTAAATTGGAGGAAGTACGGCCTGAAGTGTCCAGGGATTGATTTAATGTCAGCATTAAAGCCATCAGATGCTTGGTATTGACCTGAGCATGTACTTCTGCTACATACATTTATCCAGCTCTACAGTCAGTTAATGGCTTTCTACACATTAATTATTAGCTTTATTCTTCTGTTCAAGAATTAAGAGTCTCCCCTAACTGCTTCAGCAAACGCAAAGCATGCTCTAACAAGGTtgcattcagcagcagcaattcaTGCTGTGCTAAGGTATTTAGCTGAAGAGTTGTAAATGTACCAGCTGCTCTTCactccaaataaaataaaagttgctGTTGAAGGAAGGGTTTGTGTATCAGTGTAACATTTTTGAGAAAAGGGAATCTGAAGTAGAGAACTTCAGAGGCTTTTCAGTAGCTGTTAAGTGACCCAAGGACAGAGTTTTTAACTGCACTTAATTTCCTGGTGAGTATTCCAGACAATGTCATAGTTAGGTTATTAATTCTAGTACCTGAGGCAAATGCCACTGTATTAATTACTTTTTGATAACTTAGAACTAAACTAGATACAGTATTCTATTCTTTTTCAAGTGATGCAGCGTTGCTAGGTTATAACAGAAAGCAGTTATGTCCTGTCCATGTatctgaaatgcaattttttgaGATGTGTAAAGCGTTTTGGTCTTGGAAAAGCCAGTAGAATGCAGTaaagtgttttttgttttgtgccTGCTGCAACTGTAAccatggtttttttattttgttttttgttccaGTGAAACCAGCAGtgtgtgcagcagcagtgatACTGGCCTGTTTACCAATGACGAGGGCCGACAAGGTAATAACTGTCTtgtggttttccttctgtgctgctggggaatttttcttccttttctttacaaGTACAAAGAAAGGTGTGTGTTTAAAGAGGAACGCAGAGGGAAGTGTGGGAGAAAAGCCAGTGTCACGGAGGGGCTAGAAGTTAAGAAATGAGATGAGGGCtgcaaaaatgtgattttcataaGAGTACACTCTTCCTGCTGAAATACTTTGTATATCAGATCCACAATATTTGCAATATAAGAAGCTATTTTTATGGAAAGGCACAGAAATACAGGGGGAATTTGAGAGCTCTCCACAATGGAAGAACACTGCTTATGATTTGTTTCTGtagatgttttagttgttgtCTACACACCATCAGTGCCTGAATTTGTTAGTTGTTTTCTCTCTGggtagaaagagaaaatgtgaaaaaaaaattacttaatacTGATAAGTCACCTAATTGTGCTAAGAAGCTGACGGTAATACAtgattggttttatttctttaaatatatgttCTTCCCTTGCCCTTGTGTGCATTGGTTGAACCTAGTATTTTCAATGTCTGttgtagaaattatttcttaggAGTTTTGAGTGTGAAGTGTAATCTGGCTTTATTTATCAGTGACGGCACAGTGTCCAGTATATGGGAGATATGGCAGAACTAAGTATGAAATAGGTTGTAGTAGGCACATAGGCACTCAGGACTATATTTGGAGCATGTGGACTGTGACCCTAGAGATCTGCAATTCTGTGCACTAGGATTCTGTCGCATTTACCAGGCTAAGATTTGGATGAAGTCTCTTCTGGGAATATATGTGTGCTAAGGGAAGTAGCATCAGTAGCTCAGTAGGAAATGCTTCTTCCACTAGCTTGTTACTGACCCGGGTATCTGTGAGTGAGGCAACACAATGATAGCAAATATGCTTACATGTTCTCTGATATTTTAGGCTGTAGGGTCAATCTGTTGTGATCTCCGTGGGTATAATTAGGGATTTCAAATATCAGCTTTGACCTTTgctgaaaaataactgtttccAGCCTCTGGTTCTTCAAAAGCAACGGAAAAGTAAAatcttttgtcttctctttttacTGATGATTGTTCGGGGGGTAGCTGAAATCAGTGAGCACTTGTGTATCAGTTGATAAAGCAGGGTGGTGACTGAAGTGTTTTACTTCATCACCCAAGGTAAGATTGATGTAGACTGGATACTCTATATATATACTTGTCTATATGCTTGCTCTATATACTTGCCCTGGTTTTATACCCTGTTTTAGACATTAACTTTTGGCTGCTACTAGAAGTAGGATACTCAGTATACAAGAATATGTAGAAATGTGACTcagataaattaataaaatccaaTTACAGCCTTACCTGTCTAGGTACTAGAAGAGATGTGACATCCTAGTCATCAGGCCTCAGTCTGTTCGAACGGTTTATACTGTGATGGATTTCTGGCCAAGATGTTATATTAACTGTTATGTTAAAAGGGCTAAAAAATATTGTTGGACTTTCAGGCTAAATaagaaatatctcttttttttttttttttttttttttaaatttggacAATTTCTAGTCataaagtaagtaaaaaaacaacagcTGTCTATGGTCAGTGAGATGGGGAGagcacaaaattatttttctcacagGTCATCTTCTTAGAAATAGTTTTCCAGTACAATTCCAAACTGAATAATGGGAAATTTAAGTTAGCAGCGTACTAAAATTAATGtagttttttcccttccttcttttgaGGTTACATCAtgtaatatttttgctgttgctaATTAAATGAGTTATCATTACAATTACACATACCAGCACACTTCTATGAGCAGAGAATGGTCCTAGTTTATAATTTGATTGtaaggtgggttttttggtttgtatttgtTACACGCATTGAGATCTCTCACAGTGAAAATTACTGCAGTATTAGCATATGATCCTGATTGTTAAAGTTTGTTTTATGAAATATGAAAGTAGTGATTTGAGATATGACACTGCACTATGCTCATAGACCCAAAATGGAAGGGATAGTTTTGCACAAATTGTGATCACTTAGAAGAACTATGcaacattatttaattttaatttaccaAGAGATGCAGAAGgatgtttatattttaagatATAAGTGGTAGGTCAACTGATatatcacagaaataaaaagcgGTGTCAGAGCTTTGGGCTGAAGTGTTCTGGCTGTCCTCCCTGTTGCCGATTGGagttggttttgtgtgttgCTGCTTCTGTTATGTGCAAGATTGCAGCATTCTTACTAGGCTGAGATTTTCTTAGTTTCTTGtactgttggggtttttttgtttgtttgttta encodes:
- the GPATCH2L gene encoding G patch domain-containing protein 2-like isoform X2 yields the protein MDELVHDLASALEQTSEQNKLDELWEEMALSPRQQRRQLRKRRGRKRRSDFAHQTEHACCYSEASESSLDEAIKDCREVLTANFSDSDDMAVVKRHPALSATLRSKQHLWHESDSFTENAPCRPLRRRRKVKRVTSEVAASLQQKLRVSEWNCERGCRFKSAKKQRLSRWKENAPWTSSSRGLCESGENRPFLSKGGRKERMECEADDQKQGSDENMSECETSSVCSSSDTGLFTNDEGRQGDDEQSDWFYEGECVPGFTVPNLLPKWGADHRSEVERIDSGLDKLSVSTFLLPSRPAQRGFHARLNRLPGAAARCLRKGRRRLVGKETSMSNLGTERLGHIVSDPRQKDFWLPSMGKRDRNQFNPLSPLYSLDVLADASHRRCSPAHCTARQTSVHLGPPYSRDIKRKRKPAAASMSSPTSATLSVHMDAAESELPATPSLRSQNSEWTGKTPATEKSTIAASSNFFKMPPEKNLGYS
- the GPATCH2L gene encoding G patch domain-containing protein 2-like isoform X3 translates to MDELVHDLASALEQTSEQNKLDELWEEMALSPRQQRRQLRKRRGRKRRSDFAHQTEHACCYSEASESSLDEAIKDCREVLTANFSDSDDMAVVKRHPALSATLRSKQHLWHESDSFTENAPCRPLRRRRKVKRVTSEVAASLQQKLRVSEWNCERGCRFKSAKKQRLSRWKENAPWTSSSRGLCESGENRPFLSKGGRKERMECEADDQKQGSDENMSECETSSVCSSSDTGLFTNDEGRQGDDEQSDWFYEGECVPGFTVPNLLPKWGADHRSEVERIDSGLDKLSVSTFLLPSRPAQRGFHARLNRLPGAAARCLRKGRRRLVGKETSMSNLGTERLGHIVSDPRQKEKNTVLASDFSHIVACAHEFNPLSPLYSLDVLADASHRRCSPAHCTARQTSVHLGPPYSRDIKRKRKPAAASMSSPTSGPASVIFFFAT
- the GPATCH2L gene encoding G patch domain-containing protein 2-like isoform X4, with translation MDELVHDLASALEQTSEQNKLDELWEEMALSPRQQRRQLRKRRGRKRRSDFAHQTEHACCYSEASESSLDEAIKDCREVLTANFSDSDDMAVVKRHPALSATLRSKQHLWHESDSFTENAPCRPLRRRRKVKRVTSEVAASLQQKLRVSEWNCERGCRFKSAKKQRLSRWKENAPWTSSSRGLCESGENRPFLSKGGRKERMECEADDQKQGSDENMSECETSSVCSSSDTGLFTNDEGRQGDDEQSDWFYEGECVPGFTVPNLLPKWGADHRSEVERIDSGLDKLSVSTFLLPSRPAQRGFHARLNRLPGAAARCLRKGRRRLVGKETSMSNLGTERLGHIVSDPRQKDFWLPSMGKRDRNQANKCPPGTTIFKGHQEETKASCSLHV